Proteins from a single region of Verrucomicrobiota bacterium:
- the gluQRS gene encoding tRNA glutamyl-Q(34) synthetase GluQRS, giving the protein MPTRFAPSPTGRLHLGHAYAALFAWERAQERNDRFLLRLEDLDQARARPQHEETIYQDLRWLGLTWEQPVWRQSERPAAYQAALDQLAARDLLYPCFCTRKDIQTELARITNAPHGPEGPLYPGTCRQLSPTQRQDRLAQGQPHSLRLDLAQALAQTGPLTWHEIGLGDHTGGAEALGDVILSRKDAPAAYHLAVVVDDAAQGIDLVTRGEDLRHATPLHRLLQELLGLPVPQWQHHRLIRDENGHRLAKRHPSLTLANLRAQGETPDTLQKRLAIHLAESPRTQQPTRN; this is encoded by the coding sequence ATGCCGACCAGATTCGCCCCCAGCCCCACTGGCCGGCTCCATCTCGGCCACGCCTACGCCGCCCTCTTCGCCTGGGAGAGAGCCCAAGAGCGCAACGACCGCTTTCTCCTCCGCCTCGAAGACCTCGATCAAGCCCGCGCGCGACCTCAGCACGAAGAAACCATTTACCAAGACCTCCGCTGGCTGGGACTCACCTGGGAACAACCCGTCTGGCGCCAAAGCGAGCGCCCCGCCGCCTACCAAGCCGCCCTCGACCAGTTAGCCGCACGCGACCTTCTCTACCCCTGCTTCTGCACTCGCAAAGACATCCAAACCGAACTCGCCCGCATCACCAACGCCCCCCACGGCCCCGAAGGCCCCCTCTACCCAGGCACCTGTCGCCAGCTCTCCCCCACCCAGCGACAAGATCGCCTCGCGCAAGGACAGCCCCACTCCCTCCGGCTCGACCTCGCCCAAGCCCTCGCGCAAACCGGACCCCTCACCTGGCATGAAATCGGCCTGGGTGACCACACCGGCGGGGCGGAGGCCTTGGGGGACGTCATCCTCTCCCGCAAAGACGCCCCCGCCGCCTACCACCTGGCCGTAGTCGTCGACGACGCCGCCCAAGGCATTGACCTCGTCACCCGCGGCGAAGACCTCCGCCACGCCACCCCCCTCCATCGGCTGCTGCAAGAACTCCTCGGCCTCCCCGTCCCACAGTGGCAGCACCACCGCCTCATCCGAGACGAAAATGGCCACCGCCTCGCCAAACGCCACCCATCCCTCACCCTCGCCAACCTCCGAGCCCAGGGCGAAACCCCCGATACTCTTCAAAAACGGCTGGCCATCCACCTGGCCGAATCTCCCCGAACCCAGCAGCCAACTCGAAACTGA
- the dgt gene encoding dGTP triphosphohydrolase, with protein MNTFYQAFDLETLGQAKRPEDYRSPFQIDRDRILHTSAFRSLQSKTQVFLAGEYDFYRTRLTHSIEVAQIGRSLCQFLKQRSSDLAQDHFIDPDLVEAICLAHDLGHPPFGHVGERTLNQLLAQHGGFEGNAQTLRLLTSTLYQGTRGIQPTRALLDGVLKYKTLRAELLREGAAPPANHFLYDEQASDLDFALGDQAFPPDYTPGPSRNAFRSIECQLMDWADDTAYSIHDLTDGVKAGFLTIERIERWAAGQDLAPTQSHALERLLASIREGKLEARLGRRIGDFIQAVSLADESNFLTAQTQRYRYRLAIQPEIEVECRLYKAIATDLIFKSRELQQLLDFKAARLLGQLWEPLWANYLGSEQPEYQLLTPHHHRLLVEADTEASKARRLADALAELTDRRALKMHRRLFDTDFASLTDLG; from the coding sequence GTGAACACCTTTTACCAAGCCTTCGACCTCGAAACCTTGGGCCAGGCTAAGCGCCCAGAAGACTACCGCAGCCCCTTTCAGATCGACCGGGACCGCATCCTCCACACCAGCGCCTTCCGCAGTCTCCAATCGAAAACCCAAGTCTTTCTGGCCGGCGAATACGACTTCTACCGCACCCGCCTGACCCACTCCATCGAAGTGGCCCAGATCGGCCGCTCCCTCTGCCAATTTCTCAAGCAGCGCTCCTCCGACCTGGCTCAGGACCACTTCATCGACCCCGACCTCGTGGAAGCCATCTGCCTGGCCCACGACCTCGGCCACCCGCCCTTCGGCCACGTCGGTGAACGCACCCTCAATCAGCTCCTGGCCCAGCACGGAGGCTTCGAAGGCAATGCCCAGACCTTGCGCCTTCTCACCAGCACCCTCTACCAAGGAACCCGAGGCATCCAGCCCACCCGCGCCCTCCTCGATGGCGTGCTCAAATACAAAACGCTCCGCGCAGAGCTCCTCCGAGAGGGAGCCGCTCCCCCGGCCAACCATTTTCTCTACGACGAGCAAGCCAGCGACCTCGACTTCGCGCTCGGAGACCAAGCCTTCCCCCCGGACTACACCCCCGGCCCCTCCCGCAATGCCTTCCGCTCCATCGAATGCCAACTCATGGACTGGGCGGACGACACCGCCTACTCCATCCACGACCTCACCGATGGGGTGAAAGCCGGCTTCCTCACCATCGAACGCATCGAACGCTGGGCCGCGGGCCAAGACCTCGCCCCCACCCAAAGCCACGCCCTCGAACGGCTCCTCGCCAGCATCCGGGAAGGCAAATTGGAAGCCCGACTGGGCCGCCGGATAGGCGACTTCATCCAAGCCGTCTCCCTGGCCGATGAGAGCAACTTTCTGACCGCGCAAACCCAGCGCTATCGCTACCGCCTCGCCATCCAACCGGAGATCGAAGTGGAATGCCGCCTCTACAAAGCCATCGCCACCGACCTCATCTTCAAAAGCCGGGAACTCCAGCAGCTCCTCGACTTCAAAGCGGCTCGCCTCCTCGGACAGCTCTGGGAACCGCTCTGGGCGAACTACCTCGGAAGCGAGCAACCAGAGTATCAGCTCCTCACCCCCCACCACCACCGCCTGCTCGTGGAAGCGGACACCGAGGCCAGCAAAGCGCGTCGTCTGGCGGACGCCCTCGCCGAACTCACGGACCGCCGAGCCCTCAAAATGCACCGCCGCCTCTTCGACACCGACTTCGCCAGCCTGACCGACCTGGGATAA
- the ndk gene encoding nucleoside-diphosphate kinase, whose product MATETTLILFKPDAVSKGLTGTVLDRFLKKGFLVRGLKMMSLSDELLAEHYSHIADKPFFPGLKAFMQETPVIALALEGENVIAEVRDLLGPTDSTVAAQGTIRGDFGVDMQTNVCHASDGPDTAVAELKRFFGQGEIFSY is encoded by the coding sequence ATGGCTACTGAGACTACGCTCATTCTTTTCAAACCCGATGCCGTTTCCAAAGGACTTACGGGAACGGTCTTGGACCGGTTCCTCAAAAAAGGCTTTCTGGTGCGGGGGCTCAAGATGATGTCCTTAAGCGACGAGCTTTTGGCCGAGCACTATTCCCACATCGCGGACAAACCCTTTTTCCCCGGCCTGAAGGCCTTCATGCAAGAGACGCCGGTCATTGCCCTGGCGCTGGAGGGGGAGAACGTGATTGCCGAAGTGCGGGACTTGCTCGGGCCGACCGATTCGACGGTCGCGGCCCAGGGCACCATTCGCGGAGACTTCGGGGTGGATATGCAGACCAATGTCTGCCACGCCAGCGACGGGCCGGATACGGCGGTGGCGGAGCTGAAGCGCTTCTTCGGCCAGGGAGAGATTTTCTCTTACTGA
- a CDS encoding bile acid:sodium symporter family protein, translated as MKTSQLTNLFALWVVLISLWAWLAPSHWLWVGPWVKPGLGLIMLGMGLTLTFDDFRQVLRLPRQLALGVAAQFLVMPFLGWGVGRLFQLPTDLAVGLILVSCCPGGTASNVVTYLARANLPLSVLMTTASTLAAVALTPLLTSALAGTLVEVQALAMLGSMVQIVLLPVLAGVAINQFLLQPGPLATTIRTLSPLFSVFFIAAIVGFILATQRDAILAAAWTLFLSVAVFHLCGFGLGYALGRWLKLPEANARTLSIEVGMQNSGLGTALAKAHFAAHPLVAVPCALSAIYHCLLGSLLATFWRARDPGAGQKTQ; from the coding sequence CTGAAGACCAGCCAGCTCACGAACCTCTTCGCCCTCTGGGTCGTTCTCATCTCCCTCTGGGCTTGGCTCGCTCCCTCTCACTGGTTGTGGGTGGGTCCTTGGGTCAAGCCCGGCCTCGGCCTCATCATGCTGGGCATGGGGCTCACCTTGACCTTCGACGACTTTCGCCAAGTCCTCCGCTTGCCCCGCCAGCTGGCCCTCGGGGTGGCGGCCCAGTTTCTCGTCATGCCCTTCTTGGGCTGGGGGGTGGGTCGCCTCTTCCAACTCCCGACCGACCTCGCGGTCGGCCTCATCCTGGTGAGTTGTTGTCCGGGCGGGACGGCCTCCAATGTCGTCACCTACCTGGCCCGGGCCAATCTCCCTCTCTCGGTGCTCATGACGACCGCCTCCACCTTGGCGGCCGTCGCGCTCACTCCTTTGCTGACCAGCGCGCTCGCTGGCACCCTCGTCGAAGTCCAGGCTCTCGCCATGCTGGGGTCGATGGTGCAAATCGTCCTCCTCCCCGTCCTCGCGGGAGTGGCCATCAATCAATTTCTCCTCCAGCCCGGCCCCTTGGCCACCACCATCCGGACCCTCTCCCCCCTCTTTTCCGTCTTCTTCATTGCGGCCATTGTGGGCTTCATCCTGGCCACCCAGCGAGACGCCATCCTAGCTGCCGCCTGGACCCTCTTTCTCTCGGTGGCCGTCTTCCATCTCTGCGGCTTCGGACTCGGCTACGCCCTCGGGCGCTGGCTCAAATTGCCCGAAGCCAATGCTCGCACGCTCTCGATCGAAGTCGGGATGCAAAACTCCGGATTGGGCACCGCCTTGGCCAAAGCCCACTTTGCGGCGCACCCTCTGGTGGCGGTTCCCTGCGCCCTCTCGGCCATCTACCACTGCCTCTTGGGCAGCCTCCTGGCCACCTTCTGGCGAGCCCGGGACCCGGGAGCGGGGCAGAAGACTCAGTAA
- a CDS encoding class I SAM-dependent methyltransferase, with amino-acid sequence MLPKATDFVHELVAPRLHPGDSALDATAGNGHDTLFLARQVGPEGQVHAFDIQATAIESTRRRLQAHEASSQVHLHQSDHQHLARHLPPEARFQVILFNLGYLPGGPKTLTTRPSTPLRALEQAGERLEKKGLLLVTCYPGHPGGQEESQAVEAHLSEQPSLRVAKYSFLNLPNDPPFVLLAESR; translated from the coding sequence ATGCTTCCGAAAGCGACTGACTTCGTCCATGAACTGGTGGCCCCGCGCCTGCACCCGGGCGATAGCGCGCTCGACGCCACCGCTGGCAACGGACACGACACTCTTTTTCTGGCCAGGCAAGTCGGGCCGGAGGGCCAAGTCCACGCCTTCGACATCCAGGCCACCGCCATCGAAAGCACGCGGCGGCGCTTGCAAGCTCATGAGGCCAGCTCTCAAGTTCACCTTCACCAAAGCGACCACCAGCACCTCGCGCGACACCTCCCTCCCGAGGCCCGCTTCCAAGTCATCCTCTTCAATCTTGGCTACCTCCCCGGCGGCCCCAAAACCCTCACCACCCGCCCCTCCACCCCCCTCCGGGCCCTCGAGCAAGCGGGCGAGCGGCTGGAGAAAAAAGGCCTCCTGCTGGTGACCTGCTACCCAGGCCATCCGGGAGGCCAGGAAGAATCCCAAGCGGTCGAGGCCCATCTAAGCGAGCAGCCTAGCCTGCGAGTTGCCAAATACAGCTTTCTCAATCTCCCGAACGACCCTCCTTTCGTCCTCTTGGCGGAAAGCCGTTAG
- a CDS encoding FAD-dependent oxidoreductase — translation MLARPGTARPTPKRSRLAAATRSGHSHGIKTANSFDVLLVGHGLAGACLAHALRERGQRVLVFDSGHSETSSQVAAGLMNPVTGRHFQPTWRYAESFARARRFYRAQESAWKASFFEERHLIRFFAHPTQSRKAREKSEQGLYADWVSQHTEAFLELRNAGLLRSEAFLRASQKNLQESGSYRQETFLDQDVQPNSQGLHYQDLQARHLVFCRGYREASGAWFGGLPFRSAKGEILDLTIPGWQEERILNRGNWLAPVAEERYRTGATYSWDPLDEEPTPEARAQIEARLLPLCPQPYRVTGQRAAVRPILEGRKPVLLTHPQHPPLHLLNGLGSKGSLYAPWCAQELARHLVEGAPIDPALTPRYGFQHASESD, via the coding sequence GCTGGCCAGGCCGGGGACCGCTCGGCCGACCCCCAAAAGAAGCCGCCTTGCCGCCGCCACCCGGAGCGGGCACAGTCACGGCATCAAGACCGCGAACTCCTTCGATGTTCTCCTGGTCGGCCACGGCTTGGCCGGCGCCTGCCTCGCGCACGCCCTTCGGGAGCGCGGTCAGCGGGTGCTCGTCTTCGACTCCGGCCACTCGGAAACCTCTTCCCAGGTGGCCGCCGGTCTCATGAACCCGGTCACCGGGCGCCACTTCCAGCCTACCTGGCGCTACGCGGAAAGCTTCGCGCGGGCCCGGAGATTCTACCGGGCCCAAGAAAGCGCTTGGAAGGCCTCCTTCTTCGAAGAACGGCACTTAATTCGCTTCTTCGCCCACCCCACTCAATCCCGCAAGGCCCGCGAAAAAAGCGAACAAGGTCTCTATGCCGATTGGGTGTCCCAGCACACCGAAGCCTTCCTGGAACTGCGAAACGCGGGACTTTTGCGAAGCGAGGCCTTTCTCCGAGCCTCCCAAAAAAACCTGCAAGAAAGCGGCAGCTACCGCCAGGAGACCTTCCTAGACCAAGACGTGCAGCCAAATTCACAAGGGCTTCACTACCAGGATCTCCAGGCTCGCCACCTCGTCTTCTGTCGAGGCTACCGAGAGGCCAGCGGCGCTTGGTTTGGCGGCCTCCCCTTCCGCAGCGCCAAAGGAGAAATCCTCGACCTCACCATCCCCGGTTGGCAGGAAGAGCGCATTCTCAACCGAGGGAACTGGCTCGCGCCCGTCGCAGAAGAGCGCTATCGCACCGGCGCCACCTACTCCTGGGACCCGCTCGACGAAGAGCCCACTCCGGAGGCCCGCGCCCAAATCGAGGCTCGCTTGCTCCCCCTCTGCCCCCAGCCCTACCGGGTAACGGGCCAACGGGCCGCCGTCCGTCCCATCCTGGAAGGGCGCAAACCGGTGCTTCTCACCCACCCCCAGCACCCCCCTCTCCATCTCTTGAATGGCTTGGGTTCAAAAGGCAGTCTTTACGCCCCTTGGTGCGCTCAAGAACTGGCCCGGCATCTGGTCGAGGGAGCGCCCATTGACCCCGCGCTCACCCCCCGATATGGATTCCAGCATGCTTCCGAAAGCGACTGA